From Thunnus albacares chromosome 22, fThuAlb1.1, whole genome shotgun sequence, the proteins below share one genomic window:
- the rcor2 gene encoding REST corepressor 2, with protein MPSVMERSGAGVLSRSRAKTVTNGNSQPHSEEESSDEEHAHDSMIRVGGDYQAQIPEFKPDSPTRYNEKDQRSMLVWCPNSQLSDAMLDEYILMAKEKHGYNMEQALGMLLWHKHDVERSLADLANFTPFPDEWTVEDKVLFEQAFSFHGKSFHRIQQMLPDKLISSLVKYYYSWKKTRTRTSVMDRQARRLVSKREKDDSNDEIEEGDPGSDSDFEIDAKKEAVKQNPSSTSSDKVTPGRSGPVKKESIGAQYRHHPLRARRRPPKGMYLEQGDITSLSASHDSGVMTIRQLDTQLVSLKRQVQSIKQNNSSLKQSLIDGVDTLKPSEPAPKMNSRWTTEEQLLAVQAIRRYGKDFSAIAEVIGTKTPAQVSSFFVSYRRRFNLDEVLREWAAEQVATSRDQRDPRRSGEEMAAATDGGAAEEEEVKMEDSPSDAAGSSSPPSSTQTPSSLSQPPPLLRPAPPSAPPSLLRQPPPLQTRPLQNRAPHNHPPPPLIRPAVTSSSSSSGGSSLRASPPSSSSSSSSTAGQMPPSLVGLKVEQPNSH; from the exons ATGCCCTCAGTGATGGAGCGCTCGGGGGCCGGGGTCCTGTCCAGGAGCAGAGCCAAGACCGTAACCAACGGCAACAGCCAACCGCACTCTGAGGAGGAGAGCAGCGATGAAGAGCATGCTCAtg ACAGTATGATCAGAGTGGGAGGAGACTACCAGGCCCAGATCCCCGAGTTCAAACCAG ACAGTCCAACCCGCTACAATGAGAAGGACCAGAGGAGCATGTTGGTCTGGTGTCCCAACAGTCAGCTGTCTGACGCGATGT TGGATGAGTACATCCTGATGGCTAAAGAGAAACATGGATACAACATGGAGCAG GCCTTGGGCATGCTGTTGTGGCACAAACACGACGTGGAGCGCTCTCTGGCCGACCTCGCCAACTTCACCCCCTTCCCAGACGAGTGGACGGTGGAGGATAAAGTGCTGTTTGAACAGGCCTTCAGCTTCCACGGGAAAAGCTTTCACCGCATCCAGCAGATG cTTCCAGACAAGCTGATCTCCAGCCTGGTGAAGTACTACTACAGCTGGAAGAAGACCAGGACCAGGACTTCAGTCATGGACCGACAAGCCAGGAGACTAgtcagcaagagagagaaagatgacaG TAATGATGAGATCGAGGAAGGAGACCCCGGCAGCGACAGCGACTTTGAGATTGACGCCAAGAAAGAG GCGGTGAAACAGAACCCCAGCAGCACCAGCTCTGACAAGGTGACCCCCGGTCGCTCGGGCCCCGTGAAGAAGGAGAGTATCGGCGCTCAGTACCGCCACCACCCGCTCCGAGCTCGCCGCAGGCCACCTAAAGGCATGTACCTGGAGCAGGGAGACATCACATCCCTGTCAGCTTCCCACGACTCCGGAGTGATGACAATAAGACAGCTGGACACACAGTTGGTGTCACTCAAGAGACAG GTCCAATCTATTAAACAGAACAACAGTAGTTTGAAACAGAGCCTAATTGACGGTGTCGACACTTTAAAACCCTCTGAG CCTGCCCCTAAAATGAACTCTCGCTGGACCACAGAGGAGCAGCTCCTGGCTGTGCAGG CTATCCGTCGCTACGGTAAAGACTTTTCTGCCATCGCTGAGGTCATAGGGACCAAGACGCCCGCTCAG GTGAGTTCGTTCTTCGTGAGCTACCGGCGCAGGTTCAACCTGGACGAGGTGCTGAGGGAGTGGGCGGCCGAGCAGGTGGCCACCAGCCGAGACCAGAGAGACCCCAGGAGGAGCGGCGAGGAGATGGCAGCTGCTACAGACGGAGGTGCCgcggaggaggaagag GTCAAAATGGAGGACTCCCCCTCAGACGCCGCCGGCAgctcctctcccccctcctccacccagaccccctcctccctctcccagcCTCCTCCACTGCTGCGCCCGGCGCCTCCCTCGGCTCCCCCGAGCCTCCTCCGCCAGCCTCCTCCGCTGCAGACTCGCCCGCTCCAGAACCGGGCGCCCCACAACCACCCTCCACCCCCGCTCATCCGGCCCGCAGtgacctcctcctcttcctcttccggGGGCTCCAGCCTCAGGGCTTCTCctcccagctcctcctcctcctcctcctccactgcagGGCAGATGCCTCCGTCGCTGGTGGGGCTCAAAGTAGAGCAGCCTAACTcgcactga